One genomic window of Methanofastidiosum sp. includes the following:
- the purQ gene encoding phosphoribosylformylglycinamidine synthase subunit PurQ translates to MDRSEIKVCVLRIEGTNNEDEMYYAFKRLGASPELVHLKDLKDIFDYNCLMIPGGFSAGDYVRAGAIFASRIRAKMANDLHKFIDEGWPVGGICNGFQVLVELGVLPGFKRMDYPDACLFLNNSARFECRPTLLKHENKGKCVFTRNIPKGEIMLVPSAHGEGKLLLPREKEKEYFDRLFENDQVVFRYVDKEGEYAGYPWNPNGSAHNIAGICNEAGNVFGMMPHPERAYFDKNKNGISGMKVFESVLKYIEEK, encoded by the coding sequence ATGGACAGGTCTGAGATAAAAGTTTGTGTTTTAAGAATAGAGGGAACAAACAATGAAGATGAAATGTACTATGCTTTCAAAAGATTAGGGGCATCTCCTGAACTCGTTCATTTGAAGGACCTCAAAGATATATTTGACTACAACTGCCTTATGATTCCAGGAGGCTTTTCTGCAGGGGATTATGTAAGGGCTGGGGCAATCTTTGCTTCAAGGATTAGGGCAAAGATGGCAAATGACCTTCATAAGTTTATAGATGAAGGATGGCCAGTAGGCGGTATATGTAATGGATTCCAAGTTCTAGTTGAGCTTGGAGTTTTACCAGGATTTAAAAGAATGGATTATCCTGATGCCTGTCTCTTTTTAAACAATTCAGCTAGATTTGAATGCAGACCAACATTGCTAAAACATGAAAACAAAGGCAAGTGTGTTTTCACTAGAAATATACCTAAAGGGGAGATAATGTTAGTACCTTCTGCTCATGGGGAGGGAAAACTATTGTTGCCAAGAGAAAAGGAGAAAGAGTATTTTGACAGGTTATTTGAAAATGATCAAGTTGTATTTAGATACGTCGATAAAGAAGGAGAATACGCAGGATACCCCTGGAACCCTAATGGCTCTGCACATAATATAGCAGGTATTTGCAACGAGGCGGGAAATGTTTTTGGAATGATGCCTCATCCTGAAAGAGCTTATTTTGATAAGAATAAAAATGGTATCTCTGGTATGAAAGTCTTTGAATCAGTCTTAAAATATATAGAGGAAAAATAA
- the purF gene encoding amidophosphoribosyltransferase, whose product MCGILGTSSNNSAYECYRGLLAIQHRGQDSAGILSFDGIVHQKKEKGLVLNVFNKEELAKLEGSKAIGHVRYPTAGTNTLCEAQPFFLSYPYGIGLAHNGNITNYQELKRELEDRNRCIHSKSDTEVMINILSEALIKNDTFEAIQGTMERIDGSYAAVMLLPKKLIAFRDPYGNRPLVFGEKTNLNETAFSFASESVGLDVNDYSLVRDLLPGEAIVVEDNKVEKRVLCPKGRAHCMFEWVYFSRPDSVIEGKSVYEARIELGRNIEFEGEGDVVIPVPDTARTAALGFSEKYGIKQREGLIKNRYIGRTFIMPTQVSRDVAVRDKLNVIKGEIRGKKVILVDDSIVRGTTSKRIVTMLRNNGAKEVHMISTCPPIKHPCYYGIDMPTENELIAARNTDEVAERIGADSVTYQTIKGLVRAIGLKKEDLCLACLNGDYPTHIPEETMKCLTKTRECERKVDT is encoded by the coding sequence ATGTGCGGTATACTAGGTACTTCATCAAACAATTCTGCATATGAGTGCTACAGAGGGCTTTTGGCTATTCAGCACAGGGGACAAGATTCAGCCGGAATACTATCTTTTGATGGGATAGTGCATCAGAAAAAAGAAAAAGGTCTTGTCTTGAATGTATTCAATAAAGAGGAGTTAGCAAAGCTTGAAGGATCCAAAGCTATAGGCCATGTGAGGTATCCAACAGCAGGGACGAATACTCTATGTGAAGCTCAGCCTTTCTTTTTGAGCTATCCATATGGAATAGGTCTCGCACATAATGGAAATATTACCAATTATCAAGAGTTAAAGAGAGAACTTGAAGATAGAAATAGATGCATTCATTCAAAGTCTGATACAGAAGTCATGATAAATATCCTTTCAGAAGCGTTAATTAAAAATGATACATTTGAGGCCATTCAAGGAACTATGGAACGAATTGATGGTAGCTATGCTGCAGTGATGCTTTTGCCCAAAAAACTCATAGCGTTCAGAGATCCATATGGTAACAGACCCTTAGTATTTGGTGAGAAAACTAATTTGAATGAAACTGCATTTTCTTTTGCCTCAGAGAGTGTTGGACTTGACGTGAATGACTATTCACTTGTAAGGGATTTGCTTCCAGGAGAAGCTATAGTTGTTGAAGACAACAAAGTTGAAAAGAGAGTACTATGCCCAAAAGGCAGGGCTCACTGCATGTTCGAATGGGTTTACTTTTCAAGACCTGATTCTGTTATTGAAGGAAAGAGCGTCTATGAAGCTAGGATAGAACTTGGGAGAAATATAGAGTTTGAAGGAGAGGGAGATGTAGTAATACCTGTACCAGATACTGCAAGAACTGCTGCTTTAGGATTTTCTGAAAAATATGGAATTAAGCAGAGAGAAGGTTTGATAAAAAACAGGTACATTGGCAGAACTTTCATTATGCCCACTCAAGTTTCAAGAGATGTGGCTGTTAGAGACAAACTTAACGTAATCAAAGGTGAAATTAGAGGGAAGAAGGTAATCCTAGTTGATGACAGTATAGTTAGAGGAACGACAAGTAAAAGAATAGTGACTATGTTAAGGAATAATGGGGCCAAAGAAGTACACATGATATCAACGTGCCCACCAATTAAACATCCATGTTATTATGGTATAGATATGCCCACAGAAAATGAACTAATTGCTGCAAGAAACACTGATGAGGTTGCAGAAAGAATTGGTGCAGATTCTGTTACATACCAAACTATCAAAGGACTAGTAAGAGCTATTGGCCTTAAAAAAGAAGACTTATGCCTTGCTTGTTTAAATGGAGATTATCCAACTCATATACCTGAAGAAACTATGAAATGTCTTACAAAAACAAGAGAATGTGAAAGAAAGGTAGATACTTAG